From the Burkholderia ubonensis subsp. mesacidophila genome, the window CTCTAGGCCGCAGGCCCGCCCTCCTACGTCAATGCCAGCCAGTCGAAGCCCGCTTCCTGCGTGGCGACGACCACCTCGCTCCCGTCCGTGCCCAGCACGCCCGCAAACCCCTGGCGGGCCAGTTCCGGCAGGTTGTTCTGCTGACTCAGGTGAGCCGCCACGAGATGCTGCAGCCGGCTGCGTTCGAGCGACGCAAGGATGCCCGCCGCCGCGTCGTTGCTCAGGTGCCCGTGGCTGCCGCCGATCCGCGCCTTCAGCGACTGCGGATAGCGGCTCGCGGCCAGCATCGCGGTATCGTGGTTCGATTCCAGCACCAGCGCGTCGCAGCCGCTCAGGACGGCCGTGATGTGCGGCGTGGACCCGCCCACGTCGGTCAGCACGCCGAGGCGGTGGCAGCCGTCCATGAACACGAACTGGAGCGGCTCCCGCGCGTCGTGCGGGACCGTGTACGGCAGGACCGCCAGATCGCGTATCTGGGCCGTCTCGTCGCCCCACAGGACGTGGAGTTCGACGTCCGCTTCGTCCGCGCCGACCGCTCGCGCGGTGCCCCAGCTCATGTAAAGCGGCAACGACGCGCGCCGGGCGAGCGTCAACGCGCTGCCGACATGGTCGCTGTGTTCGTGGGTGATGAGGATCGCATCGAGATCGTCGATGCCGAGATGCAGACGGCCGAGCCGGCGCTCGACCTCCTTGGCGGAAAAGCCGCAGTCGAGCAGCACGCGGGTGGTGGTCGCGCCGCTCGCGGCTTCGACCACCAGTGCGTTGCCTTCGCTGCCGCTTCCGAGGCTGGCGAATCGCACGCGCTTAGTTCAATTGCGCGTGAAGCAGCGAGATGATCCGCTGGGCGTCCGACGAGTTGTCGATCTGGCCGTTCGCGTCGACTACCGCGACCTGCGTGCCGCCACCGCCCTGCGCACGCACGTTGACGACGAATTCCTTGCCCGGCTTCGCCGCCGACGGGCCGCCGTAGAACAGCTTGCCGAACAGGCCGTCGCGCTTCAGCTCTTCCATCGAATTCGCGTAGCGCACGTAGTACATGCCCTTCTCGCGGTCGCGGTTGTCGACCGTGAAGTTGGTGCGATCGAGCGCGAGGCCGACGCGCAGCCATGCGCGGTCGAACGATTCGGCAAGCTGCAGCGTCGCCGTGCCGGCGCTCGCGGCGCTGACCTGCGCGGGCGCCGTCGACGGCCGCGCGTCGGTCAGCAGCTGTTTCGCCTGCGTTTCGGACAGGCCGAACTTCTGCATCAGCTTCGTCAGGAACACCGCCTCCAGCACCGGGTTGCGCGGACGCTCCTCCCAGCGCGACGACGTACCGCCCTGCGGGCCGACCATC encodes:
- a CDS encoding MBL fold metallo-hydrolase — its product is MRFASLGSGSEGNALVVEAASGATTTRVLLDCGFSAKEVERRLGRLHLGIDDLDAILITHEHSDHVGSALTLARRASLPLYMSWGTARAVGADEADVELHVLWGDETAQIRDLAVLPYTVPHDAREPLQFVFMDGCHRLGVLTDVGGSTPHITAVLSGCDALVLESNHDTAMLAASRYPQSLKARIGGSHGHLSNDAAAGILASLERSRLQHLVAAHLSQQNNLPELARQGFAGVLGTDGSEVVVATQEAGFDWLALT